A single Mustelus asterias chromosome 4, sMusAst1.hap1.1, whole genome shotgun sequence DNA region contains:
- the LOC144493053 gene encoding sestrin-1-like isoform X3, whose product MGAENERTHLLFMKALGSRSCLDGVVQLMGCHPQYLESFLKTQHYLLHMDGPLPFHYRHYIAIMAAARHQSSYLVEVHINQFLQVGGDPQWLEGLDCIPQRLRNLNEINKILAHRPWLITKQHIENLLKIGEHCWSLAELVHGVVLLAHYHSLASFVFGCGISAEGGHEGGHVLRPSSINNQCSGDTTNGNGNIPDPSLAHRRRRSVDYSSDSECLADRMQKFQAEKENEEEMLREEIWIGLETEKDTSPPTVTRALEDKPVTLPDLSCYVEDPEFGYPEFARRSGEQLPVFRAQDYSWEDHGFSLVNRLYSDIGHLLDEKFRTVYSLKNGTMAKQRGCDFSALKRGIWNYIHCMFGIRYDDYDYGDVNLFLERNLKVYLKTVTCYPEKTKPQMFERYWRQFKYSEKVRVNLLILEARMQAELLYALHAITHYMIS is encoded by the exons ATGGGTGCAGAGAATGAGCGGACCCACCTGCTGTTTATGAAAGCACTGGGCAGCAGGAGCTGCCTGGACGGAGTCGTGCAGCTCATGGGATGCCACCCTCAGTACCTGGAGTCATTCCTGAAAACCCAACACTACCTGCTACATATGGACGGACCCCTCCCCTTCCACTACCGACACTACATCGCCATCATG GCGGCAGCCAGACACCAGTCCTCTTATTTGGTGGAGGTTCACATTAATCAGTTTTTGCAGGTGGGTGGTGACCCACAGTGGCTGGAAGGGCTCGACTGCATCCCTCAGAGACTGAGGAACCTTAATGAGATCAACAAGATCCTGGCACATAGGCCCTGGCTCATCACCAAGCAACACATTGAG AACTTGCTGAAAATCGGAGAGCACTGTTGGTCACTGGCGGAACTGGTACATGGGGTTGTGCTGCTGGCGCATTACCACTCGCTGGCGAGTTTTGTTTTTGGCTGTGGGATTAGTGCTGAGGGAGGACACGAGGGTGGCCATGTCTTGAGGCCATCGTCGATTAACAACCAGTGCTCCGGCGACACGACGAATGGGAATGGCAATATTCCGGACCCCTCACTGGCACATCGCAGGCGAAGG TCAGTGGATTATTCCAGCGATTCCGAATGTTTGGCAGACAGGATGCAGAAATTCCAGGCAGAGAAAGAAAATGAAGAGGAGATGCTGCGGGAAGAaatatggattggattggagacagAAAAAGACACAAGTCCACCAACAGTTACCAGGG CTCTGGAAGATAAACCTGTTACACTACCTGACTTGTCCTGTTACGTGGAAGACCCTGAGTTTGGTTACCCTGAGTTTGCCAGAAGAAGTGGAGAGCAGCTGCCTGTTTTCAGAGCTCag GACTATTCTTGGGAAGACCATGGGTTCTCACTCGTGAACCGGCTGTATTCTGACATTGGCCACCTCCTGGATGAGAAGTTTCGCACTGTGTATAGTCTGAAGAATGGCACTATGGCCAAACAGCGGGGCTGTGACTTCTCGGCACTCAAGAGGGGCATTTGGAACTACATACACTGCATGTTTGGTATTAG GTACGATGATTATGATTATGGTGATGTGAATCTTTTCTTGGAGAGGAATCTGAAGGTTTACTTGAAGACTGTGACTTGCTACCCAGAAAAAACAAAGCCTCAGATGTTTGAGAGATACTGGAGGCAGTTTAAATATTCAGAAAAG GTTCGTGTGAATCTGTTGATCCTGGAAGCTCGGATGCAGGCAGAGCTTCTCTATGCACTGCATGCAATAACCCACTATATGATCTCTTAA
- the LOC144493053 gene encoding sestrin-3-like isoform X1, whose product MIISISEENERNPENMAAGEYLNRCQRISRQERAGRVPRPCSNGQNPLIPEHEVNKMGAENERTHLLFMKALGSRSCLDGVVQLMGCHPQYLESFLKTQHYLLHMDGPLPFHYRHYIAIMAAARHQSSYLVEVHINQFLQVGGDPQWLEGLDCIPQRLRNLNEINKILAHRPWLITKQHIENLLKIGEHCWSLAELVHGVVLLAHYHSLASFVFGCGISAEGGHEGGHVLRPSSINNQCSGDTTNGNGNIPDPSLAHRRRRSVDYSSDSECLADRMQKFQAEKENEEEMLREEIWIGLETEKDTSPPTVTRALEDKPVTLPDLSCYVEDPEFGYPEFARRSGEQLPVFRAQDYSWEDHGFSLVNRLYSDIGHLLDEKFRTVYSLKNGTMAKQRGCDFSALKRGIWNYIHCMFGIRYDDYDYGDVNLFLERNLKVYLKTVTCYPEKTKPQMFERYWRQFKYSEKVRVNLLILEARMQAELLYALHAITHYMIS is encoded by the exons GAACGGGCCGGCAGGGTCCCTCGGCCATGCAGCAATGGGCAAAATCCATTGATACCCGAGCATGAG GTCAACAAGATGGGTGCAGAGAATGAGCGGACCCACCTGCTGTTTATGAAAGCACTGGGCAGCAGGAGCTGCCTGGACGGAGTCGTGCAGCTCATGGGATGCCACCCTCAGTACCTGGAGTCATTCCTGAAAACCCAACACTACCTGCTACATATGGACGGACCCCTCCCCTTCCACTACCGACACTACATCGCCATCATG GCGGCAGCCAGACACCAGTCCTCTTATTTGGTGGAGGTTCACATTAATCAGTTTTTGCAGGTGGGTGGTGACCCACAGTGGCTGGAAGGGCTCGACTGCATCCCTCAGAGACTGAGGAACCTTAATGAGATCAACAAGATCCTGGCACATAGGCCCTGGCTCATCACCAAGCAACACATTGAG AACTTGCTGAAAATCGGAGAGCACTGTTGGTCACTGGCGGAACTGGTACATGGGGTTGTGCTGCTGGCGCATTACCACTCGCTGGCGAGTTTTGTTTTTGGCTGTGGGATTAGTGCTGAGGGAGGACACGAGGGTGGCCATGTCTTGAGGCCATCGTCGATTAACAACCAGTGCTCCGGCGACACGACGAATGGGAATGGCAATATTCCGGACCCCTCACTGGCACATCGCAGGCGAAGG TCAGTGGATTATTCCAGCGATTCCGAATGTTTGGCAGACAGGATGCAGAAATTCCAGGCAGAGAAAGAAAATGAAGAGGAGATGCTGCGGGAAGAaatatggattggattggagacagAAAAAGACACAAGTCCACCAACAGTTACCAGGG CTCTGGAAGATAAACCTGTTACACTACCTGACTTGTCCTGTTACGTGGAAGACCCTGAGTTTGGTTACCCTGAGTTTGCCAGAAGAAGTGGAGAGCAGCTGCCTGTTTTCAGAGCTCag GACTATTCTTGGGAAGACCATGGGTTCTCACTCGTGAACCGGCTGTATTCTGACATTGGCCACCTCCTGGATGAGAAGTTTCGCACTGTGTATAGTCTGAAGAATGGCACTATGGCCAAACAGCGGGGCTGTGACTTCTCGGCACTCAAGAGGGGCATTTGGAACTACATACACTGCATGTTTGGTATTAG GTACGATGATTATGATTATGGTGATGTGAATCTTTTCTTGGAGAGGAATCTGAAGGTTTACTTGAAGACTGTGACTTGCTACCCAGAAAAAACAAAGCCTCAGATGTTTGAGAGATACTGGAGGCAGTTTAAATATTCAGAAAAG GTTCGTGTGAATCTGTTGATCCTGGAAGCTCGGATGCAGGCAGAGCTTCTCTATGCACTGCATGCAATAACCCACTATATGATCTCTTAA
- the LOC144493053 gene encoding sestrin-3-like isoform X2: MIISISEENERNPENMAAGEYLNRCQRISRQERAGRVPRPCSNGQNPLIPEHEVNKMGAENERTHLLFMKALGSRSCLDGVVQLMGCHPQYLESFLKTQHYLLHMDGPLPFHYRHYIAIMAAARHQSSYLVEVHINQFLQVGGDPQWLEGLDCIPQRLRNLNEINKILAHRPWLITKQHIENLLKIGEHCWSLAELVHGVVLLAHYHSLASFVFGCGISAEGGHEGGHVLRPSSINNQCSGDTTNGNGNIPDPSLAHRRRRSVDYSSDSECLADRMQKFQAEKENEEEMLREEIWIGLETEKDTSPPTVTRALEDKPVTLPDLSCYVEDPEFGYPEFARRSGEQLPVFRAQDYSWEDHGFSLVNRLYSDIGHLLDEKFRTVYSLKNGTMAKQRGCDFSALKRGIWNYIHCMFGIRYDDYDYGDVNLFLERNLKVYLKTVTCYPEKTKPQMFERYWRQFKYSEKWYRCDCKKKKGIYCKWTPFWNKWTCG; this comes from the exons GAACGGGCCGGCAGGGTCCCTCGGCCATGCAGCAATGGGCAAAATCCATTGATACCCGAGCATGAG GTCAACAAGATGGGTGCAGAGAATGAGCGGACCCACCTGCTGTTTATGAAAGCACTGGGCAGCAGGAGCTGCCTGGACGGAGTCGTGCAGCTCATGGGATGCCACCCTCAGTACCTGGAGTCATTCCTGAAAACCCAACACTACCTGCTACATATGGACGGACCCCTCCCCTTCCACTACCGACACTACATCGCCATCATG GCGGCAGCCAGACACCAGTCCTCTTATTTGGTGGAGGTTCACATTAATCAGTTTTTGCAGGTGGGTGGTGACCCACAGTGGCTGGAAGGGCTCGACTGCATCCCTCAGAGACTGAGGAACCTTAATGAGATCAACAAGATCCTGGCACATAGGCCCTGGCTCATCACCAAGCAACACATTGAG AACTTGCTGAAAATCGGAGAGCACTGTTGGTCACTGGCGGAACTGGTACATGGGGTTGTGCTGCTGGCGCATTACCACTCGCTGGCGAGTTTTGTTTTTGGCTGTGGGATTAGTGCTGAGGGAGGACACGAGGGTGGCCATGTCTTGAGGCCATCGTCGATTAACAACCAGTGCTCCGGCGACACGACGAATGGGAATGGCAATATTCCGGACCCCTCACTGGCACATCGCAGGCGAAGG TCAGTGGATTATTCCAGCGATTCCGAATGTTTGGCAGACAGGATGCAGAAATTCCAGGCAGAGAAAGAAAATGAAGAGGAGATGCTGCGGGAAGAaatatggattggattggagacagAAAAAGACACAAGTCCACCAACAGTTACCAGGG CTCTGGAAGATAAACCTGTTACACTACCTGACTTGTCCTGTTACGTGGAAGACCCTGAGTTTGGTTACCCTGAGTTTGCCAGAAGAAGTGGAGAGCAGCTGCCTGTTTTCAGAGCTCag GACTATTCTTGGGAAGACCATGGGTTCTCACTCGTGAACCGGCTGTATTCTGACATTGGCCACCTCCTGGATGAGAAGTTTCGCACTGTGTATAGTCTGAAGAATGGCACTATGGCCAAACAGCGGGGCTGTGACTTCTCGGCACTCAAGAGGGGCATTTGGAACTACATACACTGCATGTTTGGTATTAG GTACGATGATTATGATTATGGTGATGTGAATCTTTTCTTGGAGAGGAATCTGAAGGTTTACTTGAAGACTGTGACTTGCTACCCAGAAAAAACAAAGCCTCAGATGTTTGAGAGATACTGGAGGCAGTTTAAATATTCAGAAAAG TGGTATAGATgtgactgtaaaaaaaaaaaaggaATATATTGTAAATGGACACCATTTTGGAACAAATGGACCTGTGGCTGA